ATTTCTCAGCGACACCTTTCGCATCGTAGAAGCCATTACTGATCGAATCCCGCCATCAAGGCCAAGATGGAGTCAATGGTTGGATCACGAAGCTCGCTTACGATTTGACCATCGGCAAGGAAAATCACGCGGTCGGCATAAGACGCGGCACGCGCATCATGGGTCACGATGACCACGGTCTGGTCGTCGTAATCGACAGCATGACGCAAGATATCAAGCACCTCACGCGACGAGTTTGAATCAAGGTTACCCGTGGGCTCGTCGCCAAAGATGATCTCGGGTCGGGAAACTAGCGCTCGGGCACAGGCCACACGCTGCTGCTGTCCACCCGACAACTCCGCCGGACGGTGATTCAAACGGCGAGTCAAGCCAAGGCGATACGTGATCTCGTTAAACCACTTCTGGTCAATCTTTTGACCAGCAATATCTGAAGGGAGAGTAATGTTTTCCGCCGCCGTCAAAGTAGGCACCAGGTTAAAAGACTGGAAGATGAAGCCAAGGCGGTCGCGACGTAGTTTGGTCATCGCCTTGTCGTCGAGACGCGTCAAATCGGTATCGCCGATGAAAGCCGAGCCGGAAGTCGCCGAATCCAGCCCTGCCATCGTGTGCATAAGCGTCGACTTACCAGAGCCTGAGGGCCCCATGATCGCGGTGAACTCGTTGCGTCCGAACTCAACAAACACATGATCAAGCGCAACAACCGCGGTCTCGCCTTCGCCGTACTGCTTGTACAAAGCAATAGCGCGCGCGGCGATGTCCTCAGGTTCGTCTTCTACGGCACGATGTCTCCCCATGATGGTGCAACTCCCTTGAACTATCTGTTTCGTACATGGTACTTTGCTCCTCCGACATTGGGACATTCACCGGGGAGGACTACCCCCTGCCTGGCCTTTTACTCGACAGCTGCAAGCGGGTGCGTCCTCGCGGCCTTCTGTGCCGGGGCGATAGCGGCGATCATGCCTACAACCAGGGCACCGGCAACGAGTATGGCCAACTGTCCCCAAGGGATCAACAGGCGGTCGAGGCCATCGTCGCTAAGCACGCTGACGAATACATAACCCAACCACACGCCTAGTCCTGTGCCGGCGAACGCTCCAAGCAATGCGATGCCTGCAGACTCCAGCGTGATCATCCGGCGCATCTGACCCCTTTGCATGCCCACGGCTCGCAGCATGCCGAACTCGTGGCGGCGCTCCGTGATCGATAGAGCCAGCGTGTTGATAATTCCTAGCACCGCAATGATTACCGAAAGGGCAAGCAATGCATACACGATTGCAAGCAAGCCGTTGACTTGCGTCGCACCACCCTCGCGGAACTCTGCGCGGTCCATGACCTGCAGCACTTCATAAGGCGAGACGGTGTCTTTGAGCTTGTTCAGGGCCGCCTGAGTGTCCACGCCGTCGTTGAAAGTGACGTAGGTTTGCTGCCGCATCCACATGGACTCTTCGGGGACTAATTCGCGGACCGTAGCCGCCGAAACCGACATGCTGGTGTATGTGCTTTCGTCGTCCCAGGTCACTACCAATGGAACGCTAATCGGCTCGGGGTGCATCGGCGATTCCGCTTGGACCATGTCGCCGATTTTCACGCCCTGCTCTTCCGCGTAGCTAGTGCGCATGCCAACACCTGGTTTCGCAGCAAGATCCTCAAACGATCCGCCCGTGACCTCGATAGCAAGAGCCACCGTAGGGTCGCTTTCTGCAACCGTGGTCACTTGATTAGTCCCGTCCGAAGTAGCGCCCTTGCCGTTTACCGTAACGGGGGCCCAAGTCGTGGTCAGCGTGCCAGCGACTTCGTCCATCGCCTCGATGTCCTCTAGTGCCCCCTTCGGGTACTCCTGGTTAGGCATGTACCCGGTTGACACAACCGCATCCGCGATCAAGTACTGGTCGATGGCGCCGAAGACTGAGTTCTTCATGGTCGCGCCCAGGATTCCGACCGTGGACACGAGAGTTACTCCCAGCATCAACGCAAACGCCGTCGAGGCGGTACGCCGTGGGTTGCGCGCGAGGTTCGTTCCAGCGAGAGTCACCACTGCGTTCTTCGTCGGAGGCGACTTGCTAAATACTGCCCGAACGACCCAAGCCGACAACAGCCACCACCCCAGAACCAACCCGACTGCGCCCGCGCCCAGCAGGGACGCACGAACGGCGGTGGTGTCGTCGACAAGCAATGCTGCACTGGTCAAGGCGAGCCCTACGAGGAAGAGCAGAACACCGGTTAGCGAACGCGCTTTCAGCGGTTGAGCGGTAGATTGATCGCCTGAGCGCATCGCTTCGACTGGGCGGATGGACCCTGCGCGACGGGCTGGTGCCCATGCTCCCCAGATAGTCACGCCCACACCAACCAGGATGGGAATTACCGTCGATTTCCAGTCCAATCCGATACCGGCGTTAGGAAAGCCCAATCCACCCTGTTCAATGCCCCAAACGATTGCTGCAACCAGACCCATACCGAGCAGGATTCCGAAGAAGGATCCCACGAGCCCGATGATCGCTGCTTCCATCACCACTGAGCCGGTTAACTGCTTCCGCGAGAGGCCAAGTGCGCGCAGCAAGGCGAAATCCCTGGTGCGTTGCGCGACAATCATTGAGAACGTATTAGAGATGATAAATGTGCCCACCAGCAATGCAATGAGGCCGAACCCAAGCATTATGTAGGATACGAACGACAGTTGCTTCCGCAGCCCCTTCGATTCCTCCTTCA
The Corynebacterium breve genome window above contains:
- a CDS encoding ABC transporter ATP-binding protein; translation: MGRHRAVEDEPEDIAARAIALYKQYGEGETAVVALDHVFVEFGRNEFTAIMGPSGSGKSTLMHTMAGLDSATSGSAFIGDTDLTRLDDKAMTKLRRDRLGFIFQSFNLVPTLTAAENITLPSDIAGQKIDQKWFNEITYRLGLTRRLNHRPAELSGGQQQRVACARALVSRPEIIFGDEPTGNLDSNSSREVLDILRHAVDYDDQTVVIVTHDARAASYADRVIFLADGQIVSELRDPTIDSILALMAGFDQ
- a CDS encoding ABC transporter permease, which translates into the protein MDNILVFLSWKNIKSNVTRLILSVIAVVLGTSFVAGGFILTASLSKAFDEILKAGYEGVDVTVSSEGPVPLVRGEILPELEQMKEVAKVEALDQQSIVLIVDDEPVQTGGAGAWVIPYVGANERVGFLDERIVDGHEPTQPNHATLNSSTAEQYGVGVGDKVEIIDREGRREITIDAISEMGMSVGDWAGIQIPASQYWREFAVGDTASSFSLKAAEGTTAEELATQVQSKLPDTQVRTGEAAMKEESKGLRKQLSFVSYIMLGFGLIALLVGTFIISNTFSMIVAQRTRDFALLRALGLSRKQLTGSVVMEAAIIGLVGSFFGILLGMGLVAAIVWGIEQGGLGFPNAGIGLDWKSTVIPILVGVGVTIWGAWAPARRAGSIRPVEAMRSGDQSTAQPLKARSLTGVLLFLVGLALTSAALLVDDTTAVRASLLGAGAVGLVLGWWLLSAWVVRAVFSKSPPTKNAVVTLAGTNLARNPRRTASTAFALMLGVTLVSTVGILGATMKNSVFGAIDQYLIADAVVSTGYMPNQEYPKGALEDIEAMDEVAGTLTTTWAPVTVNGKGATSDGTNQVTTVAESDPTVALAIEVTGGSFEDLAAKPGVGMRTSYAEEQGVKIGDMVQAESPMHPEPISVPLVVTWDDESTYTSMSVSAATVRELVPEESMWMRQQTYVTFNDGVDTQAALNKLKDTVSPYEVLQVMDRAEFREGGATQVNGLLAIVYALLALSVIIAVLGIINTLALSITERRHEFGMLRAVGMQRGQMRRMITLESAGIALLGAFAGTGLGVWLGYVFVSVLSDDGLDRLLIPWGQLAILVAGALVVGMIAAIAPAQKAARTHPLAAVE